GGCGAAGGATGCCGACATCCCGATCTTCGCGATGGATGCCGCGACCGAGCCGCAAGACGGCTTCGTCGTCAACATCACGACGGATCAGCAGGGCATCGTCGACCAGACCGTCGGCGCGCTCGACGAGGCGCTCGGCGGCCTCGACGGCAAGACCGTCATGGTCATCGGCCACGACCCGCACCCCGGCATCCGCCTGCGCGCCAGCCTCGCCGAGAAGGCACTCACCAAGGCCGGCGCGACCATCGCCGGCGGGGAGATCCAGAAGGTCACCTCGCCCGCGACCGGCCGGACCGAGGCTCTGGCCCTCGTCGCCGACTACCTCACCGCGCACCCGGGCGGCCTCGACGCCGTGTGGGTCGGCTGGGACGATGCGGCGCTGGGCGCTGCCCAGGCGGTCTCGGAGGCCGGTGCGGACGCACGGGTGACGGGCGTCGACGCCACGAGCGAGGCTCTCGCCGGCATCGAGGCCGGGGGTCCGTTCCTCGCGACGATCGAGCAGCCGTGGCCCTCGATCCTCGACTCGGTCATCGAGGACATGAAGGCCTACCAGAAGGACGGGACGAAGCCGTCGGAGAACTTCGAGGCCGTGAAGACGACGCTCGTCGACAAGAGCAACGCCGCCGACATCACGCCCTCGGACAAGCTCGGCTGACTCTTCCGAACGGCGGCGGGGCGGGGGTGACCCCCGCTCCTGCCGCCGACCCATCCGCGATCGACACAGATTTGGAGACATGAGCACATGCGTTTGACAGGCAAGGTCGCACTCATCACCGGGGGCGCGAGCGGTATCGGACTCGCGACCGTCGAGAAGTTCATCAGCGAGGGTGCGAAGGTCGCGGTCGCCGACATCAACGCCGACCGCGCCCAGGAGGTCGTCGACGGCCTCGAACCGGGGACCGCGGTCGCGGTCGGCGTCGACGTCTCGGTGTACGCCGAGGTCGAGGCCGCCGTCCAGACGGCCGTCGACGCATTCGGCAAGCTCGACGTCATCTTCAACAACGCCGGCATCGCCGGAGGCAAGCCGCTGCTCGAACACGACCCCGAGGTGGATT
This genomic interval from Microbacterium sp. 4R-513 contains the following:
- a CDS encoding sugar ABC transporter substrate-binding protein codes for the protein MRKKFKAAFAVAAVAALALTGCSTGSGGSGGSAGGGGEDGPFKVIAFTSGNQTPIGAWWVKAVQEQADELGWDLTMIQGDFDFQKMNPAVESAIGQGADAIFDGYTDIASISSIVTAAKDADIPIFAMDAATEPQDGFVVNITTDQQGIVDQTVGALDEALGGLDGKTVMVIGHDPHPGIRLRASLAEKALTKAGATIAGGEIQKVTSPATGRTEALALVADYLTAHPGGLDAVWVGWDDAALGAAQAVSEAGADARVTGVDATSEALAGIEAGGPFLATIEQPWPSILDSVIEDMKAYQKDGTKPSENFEAVKTTLVDKSNAADITPSDKLG